The proteins below come from a single Triticum aestivum cultivar Chinese Spring chromosome 5D, IWGSC CS RefSeq v2.1, whole genome shotgun sequence genomic window:
- the LOC123120035 gene encoding pto-interacting protein 1 (The sequence of the model RefSeq protein was modified relative to this genomic sequence to represent the inferred CDS: added 1 base not found in genome assembly), whose amino-acid sequence MSPRRNYSLVAETPRRIYRKILDAAATIGEKTKDDSSIGHCRSLQRNMSMSMSAPVSPKVAAAPPTPVTCHRRELPEVAAGWPLRRKDIMPASPECSEMSVVEWAMRLPSRCSLLSPASSVKTSDHQATSQSRSDSTEPPSPVTEEAAELVSIREKYSSMYTMFSYSDLARITSDFSPERVVGKGGASHVYSGRCEDGKELAVKVLKSSAEVMKEFVGEIGIVSSVEHKNAMALVGFCAERGKLMLVYDYMRRGSLEEILHGEEKECKGSRLDWPERFKVAVGVARALNYLHGGGHTKCPVIHRDVKSSNILISQDCEPKLCDFGLALWAADAAAQVTGDDLAGTFGYLAPEYFMHGKVSDKMDVYAFGVVLLELVSGRKPVSSGGPKGQESIVMWANSVVQGGKLTELVDPSLPTDGDNAGEMERIALAAALCIRRAPHVRPSMANVLKLLDGDSDAVQWARSQLGMPNACDDNHGDKDYDSAAALPDKNDIQSYIKLALLDGGDEEDDDDSASVGCAADFIAGNMSLEEYMKGRWSRSSSLTEDGGSNHGGSARVFV is encoded by the exons TGTCACCCCGAAGAAACTATTCTCTGGTGGCGGAGACACCGCGAAGAATCTACCGGAAGATACTCGACGCAGCGGCGACGATTGGGGAGAAAACTAAGGATGACTCATCCATCGGCCATTGCCGGTCCTTGCAGCGGAACATGTCAATGTCGATGAGCGCTCCCGTCTCGCCAAAGGTAGCGGCAGCACCACCGACTCCGGTGACATGTCACAGGCGGGAACTGCCGGAGGTGGCTGCCGGGTGGCCATTGCGAAGGAAGGACATCATGCCTGCCTCGCCGGAGTGTTCGGAGATGTCTGTGGTTGAGTGGGCAATGCGGCTTCCAAGCCGGTGCTCACTGCTATCGCCAGCCAGTTCAGTCAAAACTTCCGATCACCAGGCGACCTCTCAATCGAGAAGCGATTCGACAGAGCCGCCGTCTCCGGTGACCGAGGAAGCAGCGGAGCTGGTCTCGATCAGAGAGAAGTACTCGTCAATGTACACCATGTTCAGTTACAGTGATCTTGCGAGGATCACCTCTGACTTCTCCCCAG AGCGGGTAGTGGGGAAAGGTGGTGCGAGCCATGTTTACAGTGGCCGTTGCGAAGACGGCAAGGAGCTGGCGGTGAAGGTCTTGAAATCTTCAGCCGAGGTGATGAAGGAGTTCGTCGGGGAGATCGGCATCGTCAGCTCCGTCGAGCACAAGAACGCCATGGCCCTCGTCGGGTTCTGCGCCGAGCGCGGCAAGCTCATGCTGGTCTACGACTACATGCGCAGAGGCAGCCTGGAGGAGATCTTGCACG GGGAGGAGAAAGAATGCAAGGGCTCAAGGTTAGATTGGCCGGAGAGATTCAAGGTGGCCGTGGGAGTCGCGCGCGCCCTCAATTATCTCCACGGCGGCGGCCACACCAAGTGTCCGGTGATTCACAGGGACGTCAAGTCCTCCAACATCCTCATCTCCCAAGATTGCGAACCCAAGCTGTGCGACTTCGGCCTCGCGCTGTGGGCGGCGGACGCGGCGGCGCAGGTCACCGGCGACGACTTGGCCGGCACGTTCGGGTACTTGGCCCCTGAGTACTTCATGCACGGCAAGGTCAGCGACAAGATGGACGTGTACGCCTTCGGGGTGGTCCTTCTGGAGCTCGTCTCCGGGAGGAAGCCGGTGAGCTCAGGTGGCCCCAAGGGCCAGGAGAGCATAGTGATGTGG GCGAATTCCGTCGTGCAAGGTGGGAAGCTGACAGAGCTCGTCGATCCGAGCCTTCCGACGGACGGCGACAACGCCGGCGAGATGGAGAGAATAGCCCTCGCGGCTGCACTCTGCATCCGTCGAGCACCGCACGTTCGGCCTAGCATGGCAAAC GTCCTGAAGCTGCTCGACGGCGACAGCGACGCCGTCCAGTGGGCGAGGTCGCAGCTGGGCATGCCCAACGCCTGCGACGACAACCACGGCGACAAAGATTATGACAGCGCGGCTGCTTTGCCTGACAAGAACGACATCCAGTCGTACATCAAGCTCGCTCTGCtcgacggcggcgacgaggaggacgacgacgactccGCGTCCGTGGGTTGCGCCGCCGACTTCATCGCCGGCAACATGTCGCTGGAGGAGTACATGAAGGGGAGGTGGAGCCGGTCGTCCAGCTTGACTGAAGACGGAGGCTCCAACCATGGCGGGAGTGCACGAGTTTTTGTGTAG